One stretch of Saccharopolyspora erythraea DNA includes these proteins:
- the bluB gene encoding 5,6-dimethylbenzimidazole synthase, translated as MTTARRVPQFPASTPAADLYDVIQRRRDVRSEYTGGKIPDDVLDRVLTAAHSAPSVGLSQPWDFVLVRDESTRRAFREHVLAERSVFAAQLRGERAQTFSKIKVEGIVESSMGVVVTYDPDRGSPEVLGRHAIADAGLYSVCLAIQNLWLSATAEGLGVGWVSFYREEFLRRLLDIPTGVRPVAWLCVGPVRALADTPDLERHGWRRRLPLEKVVHYEKYRHGLAR; from the coding sequence ATGACGACCGCCCGACGTGTACCGCAGTTCCCCGCTTCCACCCCCGCCGCCGACCTCTACGACGTGATCCAGCGCCGCCGCGACGTGCGCTCGGAGTACACCGGCGGCAAGATCCCCGACGACGTCCTGGACCGCGTCCTCACCGCCGCGCACAGCGCCCCCAGCGTGGGGCTGTCGCAGCCGTGGGACTTCGTCCTCGTGCGCGACGAGTCGACGCGCCGCGCCTTCCGCGAGCACGTGCTCGCCGAGCGCAGCGTCTTCGCGGCCCAGCTCAGGGGTGAGCGGGCGCAGACCTTCTCCAAGATCAAGGTGGAGGGCATCGTCGAGTCGTCGATGGGCGTGGTCGTCACCTACGATCCCGACCGCGGCTCACCCGAGGTGCTCGGCAGGCACGCCATCGCCGACGCCGGGCTGTACTCGGTGTGCCTGGCGATCCAGAACCTGTGGCTGTCCGCGACCGCCGAGGGCCTCGGCGTGGGCTGGGTCAGCTTCTACCGCGAGGAGTTCCTGCGCAGGCTGCTCGACATTCCCACGGGCGTGCGCCCGGTGGCATGGTTGTGCGTGGGGCCTGTTCGTGCCCTGGCCGACACGCCGGACCTCGAACGCCACGGCTGGCGCCGCCGGCTACCGCTGGAGAAGGTAGTGCACTACGAGAAGTACCGGCACGGGCTGGCGAGGTAG
- the rpmF gene encoding 50S ribosomal protein L32, translated as MAVPKRKKSRSNTRHRRSQWKAAAPDLVPIVVDGERRLVPRPLVRYFQQG; from the coding sequence ATGGCGGTTCCGAAGCGGAAGAAGTCGCGTAGCAACACACGGCACCGGCGTTCGCAGTGGAAGGCCGCCGCGCCGGACCTGGTGCCGATCGTGGTCGACGGGGAGCGGAGGCTGGTACCCCGCCCGCTCGTCCGCTACTTCCAGCAAGGTTGA
- the rpmG gene encoding 50S ribosomal protein L33 — MASNDVRPVIKLRSTAGTGYTYVTRKNRRNDPDRMRLRKYDPVIRAHVEFREER; from the coding sequence ATGGCGAGCAACGACGTCCGTCCGGTGATCAAGCTCCGCTCCACCGCCGGTACCGGCTACACCTACGTCACCAGGAAGAACCGCCGCAACGACCCGGACCGGATGCGGCTGCGCAAGTACGACCCGGTCATCCGGGCCCACGTCGAGTTCCGGGAAGAGCGCTGA
- a CDS encoding NB-ARC domain-containing protein has product MGNEGHRNENRGEVRNLVQAGVVHEVHYHGDGGSDGWSRPREVPAHPDELVDRLIEKALLDRLLGGWGEDERALCVGISGLSGVGKSALAIYWVRGVSSRFADGQIYYDLHAQGRRVTVVDVVRHCLRALGVPEERIPADEGSAISMLRTKAHGRRLAVLIDNVADPDELVRLRLAAPGMLMLFTTHRDVSHLEFDGVAPVALSALEHGHALELLAKACGAARIESEPEAADKLVELCGRLPAALRVAGALLAKGRGMRPSRLVGRLANDDVRVDRLADKVLAFAVGELPSSEASLYGLLGRIPGPSFSVEAVAALAGVDDYEAEELLQELQSSNLLEVDDHGHFRFHDLVRAHARTLDVPDEEAALLRFVEWYRTMGAFADRKVMEPSRLRVGGDEHLVEGRNPFDGRDALEWLERERPNIVALVGLCVERDWHQAAIALCDGPLWALHNQHKNYADMLDSLEHAVRAANVLGDAVAEARMRSIRARLRMELAEFDDAHADAVTAIALAERSGHRRILASALEFRGRIFLEQQEWREAIELCERARLINEELGKARGMALQEHFIGQAYAGLGDHEQALRYLHTALERFADFPDDRRTPTRIRVSIAKVQRALGRQEAARGLLRAVIEDMRAREVSFDLAQPLELLADSEESHGDAEAAEGHRREALAIYERSHHPAAERVRERLVRE; this is encoded by the coding sequence ATGGGCAACGAGGGTCACCGCAACGAGAACCGCGGTGAGGTGCGGAACCTGGTGCAGGCCGGGGTGGTTCACGAGGTGCACTACCACGGTGACGGCGGGTCGGACGGGTGGTCGCGGCCGAGGGAGGTGCCGGCCCACCCGGATGAGCTGGTCGATCGGTTGATCGAGAAGGCGTTGCTGGACCGCCTGCTGGGCGGCTGGGGCGAGGACGAGCGGGCGCTGTGCGTGGGGATCAGCGGGCTCAGCGGGGTGGGTAAGAGCGCGCTGGCGATCTACTGGGTGCGCGGGGTGTCCTCGCGGTTCGCCGACGGGCAGATCTACTACGACCTCCACGCGCAGGGGCGGCGGGTGACGGTCGTGGACGTGGTCCGGCACTGCCTGCGCGCGCTGGGGGTGCCGGAGGAGCGGATCCCCGCGGACGAGGGCTCTGCGATCTCCATGTTGCGCACCAAGGCGCACGGTCGGCGGCTGGCCGTGCTGATCGACAACGTCGCCGACCCGGACGAGCTGGTCCGGCTGCGGCTCGCCGCGCCGGGCATGCTGATGTTGTTCACCACCCACCGCGACGTGAGCCACCTGGAGTTCGACGGCGTCGCGCCGGTCGCGCTGTCGGCGCTGGAGCACGGGCATGCGCTGGAGTTGCTGGCCAAGGCGTGCGGTGCCGCGCGGATCGAGTCGGAGCCGGAGGCTGCGGACAAATTGGTCGAGCTGTGCGGGCGCCTCCCCGCCGCGCTTCGCGTCGCCGGGGCACTGCTCGCGAAGGGGCGCGGTATGCGGCCATCACGGTTGGTCGGGCGACTCGCAAACGACGATGTGCGGGTCGATCGGCTGGCGGACAAGGTGTTGGCATTCGCAGTCGGCGAGTTGCCGAGCTCGGAGGCGAGCCTCTACGGGCTGCTTGGCCGCATCCCCGGACCGTCGTTCTCGGTAGAGGCTGTGGCGGCGTTGGCCGGTGTCGACGACTACGAGGCCGAGGAGCTGTTGCAGGAGCTGCAATCGAGCAACCTGCTCGAGGTCGACGACCACGGCCATTTCCGCTTCCACGACCTTGTGCGCGCCCACGCCCGCACGCTGGACGTCCCGGACGAAGAAGCGGCCCTGCTGCGGTTCGTCGAGTGGTACCGGACGATGGGCGCATTCGCGGACCGGAAGGTGATGGAGCCGAGCCGGCTCCGGGTCGGCGGCGACGAGCACCTCGTTGAGGGTCGCAACCCGTTCGACGGCCGCGACGCACTGGAGTGGCTGGAGCGGGAGCGGCCCAACATCGTGGCGCTGGTCGGGCTCTGCGTCGAAAGGGACTGGCACCAGGCGGCTATCGCGCTCTGTGATGGTCCACTGTGGGCACTGCACAACCAGCACAAGAACTACGCCGACATGCTCGACTCGCTGGAGCACGCGGTGCGGGCGGCGAACGTGCTGGGTGACGCGGTTGCCGAAGCCAGGATGCGCAGCATTCGCGCCCGGTTGCGGATGGAGCTGGCGGAGTTCGACGACGCCCATGCGGATGCGGTGACCGCCATCGCGCTCGCGGAGCGGTCGGGGCACCGCCGGATTCTGGCCTCTGCGTTGGAGTTCCGCGGGCGGATCTTCCTGGAGCAGCAGGAGTGGCGCGAGGCTATTGAGCTGTGCGAACGGGCTCGGTTGATCAACGAGGAACTCGGCAAGGCACGCGGAATGGCGCTCCAGGAGCACTTCATCGGGCAGGCGTACGCCGGTCTCGGTGACCACGAGCAGGCGTTGCGGTACCTGCACACGGCCTTGGAGCGCTTCGCCGACTTCCCCGACGACCGCCGCACTCCCACGCGGATTCGCGTCAGTATCGCCAAGGTTCAGCGGGCCCTCGGCCGTCAAGAGGCGGCCAGAGGACTGCTGCGGGCGGTGATCGAAGACATGCGCGCCCGGGAGGTCTCGTTCGATCTCGCCCAGCCGCTCGAACTGCTCGCCGACTCCGAGGAATCGCACGGTGACGCGGAGGCGGCCGAGGGGCACCGCCGGGAGGCACTGGCCATCTACGAGCGATCCCACCACCCGGCGGCCGAACGCGTACGGGAGCGGCTGGTCAGGGAGTGA
- the mrf gene encoding ribosome hibernation factor-recruiting GTPase MRF — protein MHTEPSGAAGTDRRVPLVVVSGIHEEQVARAAEAVRSRDAARTVLVQHDLREISQGVVRRRVRHGDHEQLAVLELVHGCVSCTLREDFLPLLRRLCAAPDVDRIVVRLDPALEPEAICWALQHVVVDGGTLDTDVAVEAVIAVVDRSSWLSDASGEDELAERGLAGSADDERTVAQVVVGQVEFADAVVLAGEAEDLWQEVRTEAVISRLTPNAPRGHLDGLDPADLLSRVPAQARRGHIDWPHGPLLRGQPSLESEAGVCVVLFEERRPFHPQRLHEVLDVLLDGVVRTRGRAWVASQPGAALWLESAGSGLNVGHAGPWLAALDTAEWDDVPAERQVRASLNWDDYYGDRMQELVVIAHEADPREITRALRSALLTDAEIAEGEEVWAGYEDPFGEWHTDPCPDMGAGTGSEPAAGSADAARDGGKQ, from the coding sequence ATGCACACCGAGCCGTCCGGTGCGGCGGGCACCGACCGGCGGGTCCCGCTGGTCGTGGTGTCCGGAATCCACGAGGAGCAGGTGGCGCGGGCCGCGGAGGCGGTCCGCTCGCGGGATGCCGCGCGCACCGTCCTCGTGCAGCACGACCTGCGCGAGATCTCCCAGGGCGTCGTCCGCAGGCGGGTCCGCCACGGCGACCACGAGCAGCTCGCGGTGCTGGAGCTGGTGCACGGCTGCGTGTCCTGCACGCTGCGCGAGGACTTCCTGCCGCTGCTGCGCCGCCTGTGCGCCGCGCCCGACGTCGACCGCATCGTGGTGCGGCTCGACCCGGCCCTGGAGCCGGAGGCGATCTGCTGGGCGTTGCAGCACGTGGTGGTCGACGGCGGCACGCTCGACACCGACGTCGCCGTCGAGGCCGTGATCGCGGTGGTCGACCGGTCCTCGTGGCTGTCCGACGCGTCGGGTGAGGACGAGCTGGCCGAGCGGGGCCTGGCGGGCAGCGCCGACGACGAGCGGACCGTCGCGCAGGTCGTGGTGGGGCAGGTCGAGTTCGCCGACGCGGTCGTGCTGGCGGGCGAGGCCGAGGACCTCTGGCAGGAGGTCCGGACCGAGGCGGTGATCAGCAGGCTCACGCCGAACGCTCCGCGCGGCCACCTCGACGGCTTGGACCCGGCGGACCTGCTGTCCCGGGTGCCTGCGCAGGCGCGGCGGGGACACATCGACTGGCCGCACGGTCCGCTGCTGCGCGGCCAGCCGTCGCTGGAGTCCGAGGCCGGGGTCTGCGTGGTGCTGTTCGAGGAGCGCAGGCCGTTCCACCCGCAGCGGTTGCACGAGGTGCTGGACGTCCTGCTCGACGGTGTCGTTCGCACGCGCGGGCGGGCGTGGGTGGCCAGCCAGCCCGGCGCGGCGCTCTGGCTGGAGTCGGCGGGCAGCGGCCTCAACGTCGGCCACGCCGGACCGTGGCTGGCCGCGCTCGACACCGCCGAGTGGGACGACGTCCCCGCCGAGCGCCAGGTCAGGGCCTCGCTGAACTGGGACGACTACTACGGGGACCGGATGCAGGAGCTGGTCGTCATCGCCCACGAGGCCGACCCGCGCGAGATCACCCGCGCGCTGCGCTCGGCGCTGCTCACCGACGCCGAGATCGCCGAGGGCGAGGAGGTCTGGGCCGGCTACGAGGACCCGTTCGGCGAATGGCACACCGACCCGTGCCCCGACATGGGCGCGGGCACGGGCTCGGAACCGGCCGCCGGTTCCGCCGACGCCGCCCGCGACGGCGGCAAGCAGTGA
- a CDS encoding type B 50S ribosomal protein L31, translated as MKPGIHPAYGPVVFRDRSTGTQFLTRSTATSQERVEWSDGNSYPLIVVDVTSASHPFWTGGRQVMDTQGRVEKFRRRYGDRARGGQ; from the coding sequence GTGAAGCCGGGAATCCACCCCGCGTACGGGCCTGTCGTGTTCCGCGACCGCTCCACCGGCACGCAGTTCCTCACGAGGTCCACCGCGACCTCGCAGGAGCGCGTCGAGTGGTCCGACGGCAACTCGTACCCGTTGATCGTCGTCGACGTGACGTCCGCGTCGCACCCGTTCTGGACCGGTGGCCGCCAGGTGATGGACACCCAGGGGCGCGTGGAGAAGTTCCGGCGCCGCTACGGCGACCGGGCAAGAGGAGGGCAGTGA
- the rpsN gene encoding 30S ribosomal protein S14, whose amino-acid sequence MAKKSKIARDAQRRAVVARYAQRRAELKRVIAAPGSSPEERAAAQQELRRQPRDASATRLRNRDAVDGRPRGYFRKFGLSRVRLRQLAHSGELPGVTKSSW is encoded by the coding sequence ATGGCCAAGAAGTCCAAGATCGCCCGCGACGCCCAGCGGCGCGCTGTCGTGGCCCGCTACGCCCAGCGGCGGGCGGAGCTGAAGCGGGTCATCGCCGCGCCGGGCAGCAGCCCAGAGGAGCGCGCGGCGGCGCAGCAGGAGCTGCGCAGGCAGCCGCGCGACGCAAGCGCGACGCGCCTGCGCAACCGCGACGCCGTCGACGGGCGGCCGCGCGGGTACTTCCGCAAGTTCGGGCTCTCCCGGGTGCGCCTGCGCCAGCTCGCGCACTCCGGCGAGCTGCCCGGTGTCACGAAGTCGAGCTGGTGA
- a CDS encoding response regulator transcription factor, giving the protein MRILVVDDDRAVRESLRRSLQFNGYQVELAADGQQALDWLAAQRPDAMVLDVMMPRVDGLEVARRLRSTGDDLPILVLTARDAVSDRVAGLDAGADDYLPKPFALEELLARLRALLRRASPADVDREDRPEPLRFSDLELDPGTREVRRGERPISLTRTEFALLELLMAHPKQVLTRSRLLEDVWGYDFPTSGNALEVYVGYLRRKTEAEGEPRLIHTVRGVGYVLRETPP; this is encoded by the coding sequence ATGCGCATCCTCGTCGTCGACGACGACCGCGCCGTGCGCGAGTCCCTCAGGCGGTCGTTGCAGTTCAACGGTTACCAGGTCGAGCTCGCCGCGGACGGTCAGCAGGCACTCGACTGGCTCGCGGCCCAGCGGCCCGACGCCATGGTTCTCGACGTCATGATGCCCAGGGTGGACGGGCTGGAGGTCGCGCGCCGGCTCCGCAGCACCGGCGACGACCTGCCCATACTCGTGCTCACCGCCCGCGACGCGGTCTCCGACCGGGTCGCCGGCCTCGACGCGGGTGCCGACGACTACCTGCCCAAGCCGTTCGCCCTGGAGGAGCTCCTCGCCCGCCTGCGCGCCCTCCTGCGCCGCGCGTCGCCGGCGGACGTCGACCGCGAGGACCGCCCGGAGCCGCTGCGCTTCTCCGACCTCGAGCTGGACCCGGGCACCCGGGAGGTCCGCCGCGGCGAGCGCCCGATCAGCCTCACCCGGACCGAGTTCGCGCTGCTGGAACTGCTGATGGCGCACCCGAAGCAGGTGCTTACCCGCAGCAGGCTCCTGGAGGACGTCTGGGGCTACGACTTCCCGACCTCCGGCAACGCCCTCGAGGTCTACGTCGGATACCTGCGTCGCAAGACCGAGGCGGAAGGCGAGCCGCGGCTCATCCACACCGTGCGCGGTGTCGGCTACGTCCTGCGGGAGACGCCTCCGTGA
- a CDS encoding isocitrate lyase/PEP mutase family protein → MNYGTALRNEIRSDGITPLIGIYDMHSASVAAQHYNGLFVSGFGFAASHYGLPDIGFIAWSDIVAFVQRLRLAFPRTHLLVDIDDGYVDPEVACHVVEHLERIGASGVILEDQRRPRRCGHVDGKQILPLEDYLEKLEMVLATREELVVVARTDAVEEDEILRRAAALAETDADVLLVDGVRSVEWIRRVRSVIGDKPLLFNQIAGGKSPRLSLPELSELGVDVAIYSTPCLFAAQAAIDTALAELRANDGRLPETTGGAVGVASSLELLSQNISRHHEKPVRMSV, encoded by the coding sequence ATGAACTACGGCACAGCGCTGCGAAATGAAATCCGCTCCGACGGGATCACGCCGCTCATCGGCATCTACGACATGCATTCGGCGTCGGTCGCCGCACAGCACTACAACGGCCTGTTCGTTTCGGGCTTCGGCTTCGCCGCCTCCCACTACGGGCTGCCCGACATCGGCTTCATCGCCTGGTCCGACATCGTCGCGTTCGTGCAGCGGCTGCGGCTGGCGTTCCCCCGCACCCACCTGCTGGTGGACATCGACGACGGCTACGTCGACCCGGAGGTCGCCTGCCACGTCGTCGAGCACCTGGAGCGCATCGGTGCCTCCGGCGTGATCCTGGAGGACCAGCGCAGGCCGCGCCGCTGCGGCCACGTCGACGGCAAGCAGATCCTGCCGCTGGAGGACTACCTCGAGAAGCTGGAGATGGTGCTGGCGACCCGCGAGGAGCTGGTCGTGGTCGCGCGCACCGACGCCGTCGAGGAGGACGAGATCCTGCGTCGCGCGGCCGCGCTGGCCGAGACCGACGCTGACGTGCTGCTCGTCGACGGCGTGCGCAGCGTCGAGTGGATCCGCAGAGTCCGCAGCGTGATCGGGGACAAGCCGCTGCTGTTCAACCAGATCGCGGGCGGGAAGTCGCCGCGGCTGTCGCTGCCGGAGCTCAGCGAGCTCGGCGTCGACGTCGCCATCTACAGCACGCCGTGCCTTTTCGCGGCGCAGGCCGCGATCGACACCGCGCTGGCGGAACTGCGCGCCAATGACGGAAGGCTGCCGGAAACGACCGGTGGCGCGGTCGGTGTCGCGTCGTCGCTGGAACTGCTGTCGCAGAACATCAGCAGGCACCACGAGAAGCCGGTGCGAATGAGCGTCTGA
- the rpsR gene encoding 30S ribosomal protein S18, whose amino-acid sequence MRNEQRRGGRRAKPNPLQRAGVVQVDWKDTDLLRKFISDRGKIRSRRVTGLTMQEQREVANAIKNAREMALLPYPAAAKR is encoded by the coding sequence ATGCGCAACGAACAACGACGCGGCGGGCGCCGCGCCAAGCCCAACCCGCTCCAGCGCGCGGGGGTGGTCCAGGTCGACTGGAAGGACACCGACCTGCTCCGCAAGTTCATCTCGGACCGGGGCAAGATCCGCTCCCGCCGCGTGACCGGCCTGACCATGCAGGAACAGCGCGAGGTCGCGAACGCCATCAAGAACGCACGGGAGATGGCCCTGCTGCCCTACCCCGCGGCGGCGAAGCGCTGA
- a CDS encoding bile acid:sodium symporter family protein has product MANIPALLARIRVDPYVLAILATAGTAAFLPVHGIAAAGLERAITVAIALLFFVYGARLSTKEALDGARNWRMHLLILGITFVLFPLFGLLCGLLVPTVLTPELYVGMAFLCALPSTVQSSIAFTSLARGNVAAAICASSFSNVLGVLLAPLLVSMLVTTRGGALSTDAVRDIVLLLLVPFVLGQLSRRWVGEWVRRHKRGLGLLERGVILMAVYAAFSTGTVSGIWHQLTLPRIGMLLLVDAALLASVLALSSLLARSMGFGRADQVPIVFCGSQKSLATGLPMATVLLTGQSVGLGVLPLMLYHQMQLITCAWLARRFAGRELTAAPEPKQIRA; this is encoded by the coding sequence TTGGCCAACATTCCGGCCCTGCTCGCGCGAATTCGCGTCGACCCATACGTGCTGGCCATTCTGGCGACCGCCGGGACGGCTGCGTTCCTGCCCGTGCACGGAATCGCCGCGGCCGGACTGGAGCGCGCGATCACCGTGGCGATCGCACTTCTCTTCTTCGTCTACGGCGCCCGGCTGTCGACGAAGGAGGCGCTCGACGGAGCGCGCAACTGGCGAATGCACCTGCTCATCCTGGGAATCACGTTCGTGCTGTTCCCGCTGTTCGGGCTGCTGTGCGGGCTGCTGGTGCCGACTGTGCTGACGCCCGAGCTCTACGTCGGCATGGCGTTCCTGTGCGCGCTGCCGTCGACGGTGCAGTCCTCGATCGCGTTCACCTCGCTGGCCAGGGGCAACGTCGCGGCCGCGATCTGCGCGTCGTCGTTCTCCAACGTCCTGGGCGTGCTGCTGGCGCCGCTGCTGGTCAGCATGCTGGTCACGACCAGGGGCGGGGCGCTGTCGACCGACGCCGTCCGCGACATCGTGCTGCTCCTGCTGGTGCCGTTCGTGCTCGGACAGCTCTCCCGCCGATGGGTGGGGGAGTGGGTGCGGCGGCACAAGCGCGGCCTCGGCCTGCTCGAACGGGGCGTGATCCTGATGGCCGTCTACGCGGCGTTCAGCACGGGCACCGTCTCCGGCATCTGGCACCAGCTCACGCTCCCGCGCATCGGGATGCTGCTGCTGGTCGACGCCGCCCTGCTCGCGAGCGTGCTGGCGCTGTCGTCGCTGCTGGCGCGATCGATGGGGTTCGGACGCGCGGACCAGGTGCCGATCGTCTTCTGCGGGTCGCAGAAGAGCCTGGCCACCGGCCTGCCGATGGCCACGGTCCTGCTGACCGGGCAGAGCGTCGGACTCGGCGTGCTGCCGCTGATGCTCTACCACCAGATGCAGCTGATCACCTGCGCCTGGCTGGCCAGGAGGTTCGCCGGCCGGGAGCTCACGGCGGCACCGGAGCCGAAGCAGATCCGGGCCTGA
- a CDS encoding tetratricopeptide repeat-containing diguanylate cyclase: MAGQLPAQDREIRSLLDSGRFDEADIAFDELTAIRPNLVGDQWNRATVLVHRASLAWRLDRIPLALELAAEGWTELDVDHPSGVSAAHTISMLGYLLETIGHRAPALELMALSVQVARKSGEKSTLAHCLTREANSLVFRAVGRRNESAAEQFEQARALFEEARTLASPGQVQRSALAGGSRAHAGVGDLEAAERLAHEALRLSGPVRDLFSSSVANWTLAVVRRDQDSLTDARTFASRALDGAESIRDTMLMMRFSLDLASICGQLSDPVGESEALRRTVDASSLAVETLQEGLGQALEQRRVAVQAQRMAMAAQEAALRDPLTGLTNRLGLERRAPVLLEQTAAKGRVPWLMLVDVDWFKDVNDDAGHAAGDAALQEVAHLLRRECRVDDLICRWAGDEFVVLLVDASEETGPAVAERIRAAVDAHDWRLVVGRMKQPPTVSIGVAAGPAELEHLFAAADIALYRAKRAGRNRVEIDDESSTQDESEMPTISPTDSR; encoded by the coding sequence ATGGCGGGCCAGCTGCCCGCGCAGGACCGCGAGATCCGGTCCCTGCTGGACTCCGGGCGCTTCGACGAGGCCGACATCGCCTTCGACGAGCTCACCGCCATCCGCCCCAACCTCGTCGGCGACCAGTGGAACCGGGCGACCGTGCTGGTGCACCGGGCCTCGCTGGCCTGGCGGCTGGACCGCATCCCGCTCGCGCTGGAGCTGGCCGCCGAGGGCTGGACCGAGCTCGACGTCGACCACCCCAGCGGCGTGTCGGCGGCCCACACCATCAGCATGCTCGGCTACCTGCTGGAGACGATCGGGCACCGCGCTCCGGCGCTTGAGCTGATGGCGCTCTCGGTGCAGGTCGCGCGCAAGTCCGGGGAGAAGTCGACGCTCGCGCACTGCCTGACCAGGGAGGCCAACTCGCTGGTGTTCCGGGCGGTCGGCAGGCGCAACGAGTCGGCGGCCGAGCAGTTCGAGCAGGCCCGCGCCCTGTTCGAGGAGGCGCGCACGCTGGCGAGTCCGGGGCAGGTGCAGCGCTCGGCGCTGGCCGGCGGCTCGCGCGCGCACGCCGGGGTCGGCGACCTCGAAGCCGCCGAGCGGCTGGCCCACGAGGCTCTGCGGCTGAGCGGACCGGTGCGCGACCTGTTCAGCTCCTCGGTCGCGAACTGGACGCTGGCCGTGGTGCGGCGCGATCAGGACAGCCTCACCGACGCCAGGACGTTCGCCAGCCGGGCACTCGACGGCGCCGAGTCGATCCGCGACACGATGCTGATGATGCGGTTCTCGCTCGACCTGGCGTCGATCTGCGGACAGCTCTCCGACCCCGTCGGCGAGTCGGAGGCCCTGCGTCGCACGGTCGACGCCTCCAGCCTGGCCGTCGAGACGCTGCAGGAAGGACTCGGCCAGGCCCTCGAGCAGCGCCGGGTCGCCGTCCAGGCGCAGCGGATGGCCATGGCCGCCCAGGAGGCGGCGCTGCGCGACCCGCTGACCGGCCTGACCAACCGTCTCGGCCTGGAGCGGCGCGCGCCCGTGCTGCTGGAGCAGACGGCGGCGAAGGGGCGCGTCCCCTGGCTGATGCTGGTCGACGTCGACTGGTTCAAGGACGTCAACGACGACGCGGGGCACGCGGCGGGCGACGCCGCGCTCCAGGAGGTCGCGCACCTGCTGCGCCGCGAGTGCCGGGTGGACGACCTGATCTGCCGCTGGGCGGGCGACGAGTTCGTGGTGCTGCTCGTCGACGCGTCCGAGGAGACCGGCCCGGCGGTGGCCGAGCGGATCCGGGCGGCCGTCGACGCCCACGACTGGCGGCTGGTCGTGGGGCGGATGAAGCAGCCCCCGACCGTCAGCATCGGCGTGGCGGCGGGCCCCGCGGAGCTCGAACACCTCTTCGCCGCGGCCGACATCGCCCTGTACCGCGCCAAGCGCGCCGGCCGCAACCGCGTGGAGATCGACGACGAGAGCAGCACCCAGGACGAATCCGAGATGCCGACCATCAGCCCGACGGACTCGCGGTGA
- the rpmB gene encoding 50S ribosomal protein L28 — protein MSVRCQVTGKKPGYGKQVSHSHVRTNRRWMPNVQRRRYWLPSEGRWVRLRLSAKAMKTIDRRGIESVVAEMRARGERV, from the coding sequence ATGTCCGTCCGCTGCCAGGTGACCGGGAAGAAGCCCGGCTACGGCAAGCAGGTCTCGCACTCCCACGTGCGGACCAACCGGCGCTGGATGCCCAACGTCCAGCGGCGGCGGTACTGGCTGCCGTCGGAAGGGCGGTGGGTGCGGCTGCGGCTGTCGGCCAAGGCCATGAAGACCATCGACCGGCGGGGCATCGAGTCGGTGGTGGCCGAGATGCGCGCGAGGGGAGAACGGGTCTGA